From Gammaproteobacteria bacterium, a single genomic window includes:
- a CDS encoding UPF0149 family protein, with translation MIPYKPFANHLTENKVIATPAELHGHVCGMLTVNFELKANEWIEIILEDYCFDSVDKNNLSTVLESLFEFAKEKLNSENFSFNLLLPSDEDELSSRLDALSSWCSNFLSGMAYAGFKSLGQLSEEANEFIQDLEKISKVETNYDGSQGEEADYYELVEYVRAGTMIVYGEFASQNNQKTTNSSSQTVN, from the coding sequence ATGATACCTTATAAACCATTTGCAAATCATTTAACAGAAAATAAAGTTATCGCTACTCCGGCTGAGTTACATGGCCATGTTTGTGGAATGCTGACAGTTAATTTTGAGTTAAAGGCGAATGAATGGATTGAGATTATTCTCGAAGATTATTGTTTTGATTCCGTTGATAAAAATAACCTGTCAACAGTTTTAGAATCGCTATTTGAATTTGCAAAAGAAAAGCTGAATTCTGAAAATTTTTCATTCAATTTATTGTTACCTTCCGATGAAGATGAACTGTCATCACGTTTGGATGCATTATCCAGTTGGTGTTCCAATTTCTTAAGTGGTATGGCTTACGCCGGTTTTAAGTCTTTGGGTCAATTATCTGAAGAAGCAAACGAGTTCATCCAAGACTTGGAAAAAATATCAAAAGTGGAAACTAATTATGACGGTTCACAAGGCGAAGAGGCGGATTATTATGAATTGGTTGAATACGTTAGAGCCGGTACAATGATTGTTTATGGAGAATTTGCTTCACAAAATAATCAGAAAACAACAAACTCTTCAAGTCAGACAGTCAATTAA
- the kdsC gene encoding 3-deoxy-manno-octulosonate-8-phosphatase KdsC — protein sequence MEYSQEILNIAKDIKLVIFDVDGVLTDGGIYFTDEGREIKKFNVKDGLGLSWLAKTDITVAIITGRTSSIVANRMKNLGINHVYQGRMNKLETYHNLLDALKLDHTQVAYVGDDVIDLPIMKQCILPIAVADAHDSAKSVAKLITKNKGGHGAGREVCDLLLTAQDKIDDFSILHQ from the coding sequence ATGGAATACTCTCAGGAAATTTTAAACATTGCAAAAGATATTAAACTGGTCATTTTCGATGTTGACGGTGTATTGACCGACGGAGGAATTTATTTTACCGATGAAGGTCGTGAAATTAAAAAATTCAATGTTAAAGACGGTTTGGGTTTATCCTGGCTAGCCAAAACAGATATAACTGTCGCAATTATTACCGGAAGAACCTCTTCAATTGTGGCGAATCGAATGAAAAATCTGGGAATTAATCACGTTTACCAAGGTCGAATGAACAAACTGGAAACATATCACAACTTGCTTGATGCACTCAAACTCGATCATACCCAAGTTGCCTATGTCGGAGATGATGTGATTGATTTACCAATTATGAAACAATGTATTCTGCCAATTGCAGTTGCCGATGCTCATGACTCGGCAAAATCAGTTGCCAAATTAATCACCAAAAACAAAGGTGGACATGGAGCCGGACGAGAGGTATGCGACCTGTTATTAACCGCACAAGATAAAATTGATGATTTTTCGATTTTGCATCAATAG
- a CDS encoding HlyD family efflux transporter periplasmic adaptor subunit: MKSTLFLILILLLVSCQKQQSEDKIITGYIEEELRLIASPQSGWIIENDIVEGDRIQPGQLLFRLDNENQVNEVKTLEKNLEAAKASINDMQKGARPDELKSMNAQLQEAQSRFELAQNELVRAEKLFKKGLLDQSKLDTAKSNKEVIAAQIKSLQSKLNLAQLGARSDQIIQAQAQAEAIVSQLSIAKYNLSQRDVYSGISGVVKEVLYHKGEYVQPSSIVLKLQLPELNKVRFYIPQSELVNVSLNQKISVSADGMSQPVEARISYISESVEFTPPVIYSNESRDKLVFLVEARLSAESSLHAGLPVDIKL, translated from the coding sequence ATGAAATCCACATTATTTTTAATTCTCATTTTGTTGCTAGTTTCATGCCAGAAACAACAGAGCGAAGACAAAATTATCACAGGTTATATAGAAGAGGAACTGCGTTTAATTGCTTCTCCACAATCAGGTTGGATTATTGAAAATGATATTGTGGAGGGAGATAGAATTCAGCCGGGGCAACTATTGTTTCGATTGGATAATGAAAACCAAGTCAATGAAGTTAAAACCCTTGAAAAAAACCTGGAAGCAGCAAAAGCTTCAATCAATGATATGCAAAAAGGTGCTCGTCCTGATGAATTGAAAAGTATGAATGCCCAATTACAGGAAGCCCAATCGCGTTTTGAACTGGCTCAAAATGAGTTGGTTCGTGCGGAAAAATTATTTAAAAAGGGACTTTTAGATCAATCTAAACTGGATACTGCCAAATCAAATAAAGAAGTAATTGCAGCTCAAATAAAATCTTTGCAGAGTAAACTCAATCTAGCGCAATTAGGAGCAAGGTCAGATCAAATAATACAAGCGCAAGCTCAAGCTGAAGCGATAGTCTCGCAATTGAGTATTGCCAAATACAATTTGTCTCAACGTGATGTTTACAGTGGTATAAGCGGAGTTGTTAAAGAAGTGTTGTACCATAAGGGTGAGTATGTTCAACCATCATCGATAGTTCTTAAGCTGCAACTTCCGGAACTGAATAAAGTGAGATTCTACATTCCGCAATCAGAGCTTGTTAATGTAAGTTTGAATCAAAAAATATCTGTTTCAGCCGATGGAATGAGCCAGCCGGTTGAAGCAAGAATCAGTTACATTTCGGAATCTGTTGAATTCACTCCTCCTGTTATTTATAGTAATGAGTCCAGAGATAAACTGGTGTTTTTAGTTGAGGCTCGTTTGTCAGCAGAATCTTCATTGCATGCCGGTTTGCCGGTGGATATTAAACTGTGA
- a CDS encoding TIGR02449 family protein, translated as MDKSKNAFLEEVLSLEQSIQTALELINRYEIENKALKTKMESLTHEKALLLQKNDQARSRLESMISRLKALEQKSA; from the coding sequence ATGGACAAGAGTAAAAATGCATTTCTTGAAGAGGTTTTATCTCTGGAGCAATCAATTCAAACAGCACTTGAATTGATTAATCGCTATGAGATTGAAAATAAAGCCTTAAAAACTAAGATGGAATCTTTAACTCACGAAAAAGCCCTCTTGTTACAAAAGAACGATCAAGCTCGTTCCCGACTGGAATCCATGATTTCACGCCTTAAAGCACTCGAACAAAAATCCGCATGA
- the rapZ gene encoding RNase adapter RapZ, with the protein MQELLIISGMSGSGKTIALRTLEDLDFYCVDNLPVEMFEHFVEHISQEHIDYSRVAIGIDIRSTETALKKFPAIIEKLKEKYGKIISIRLFFLSSDDKTLLKRYSETRRSHPLSNSEHNFSLSQAIRAERELLESLATMSDLLIDTSKTTAPQLRDKIWKQVSTNTESGLSVLLQSFAFKRGVPFDADFVFDARCLPNPFWEKSLREFCGKDKPIIEYLDSKEVVADYFNDIFNLIKKWLPKFDEHDRSYLTIAIGCTGGKHRSVYLVEKIYRELSLSRKNILIQHRELD; encoded by the coding sequence ATGCAAGAATTACTCATTATTTCAGGAATGTCCGGCTCGGGCAAAACCATCGCACTTAGAACACTCGAGGATTTGGACTTTTATTGTGTCGATAATTTACCGGTTGAAATGTTTGAGCATTTTGTCGAACATATCAGTCAGGAGCACATTGATTATTCACGGGTTGCTATTGGAATTGATATCAGAAGCACTGAAACGGCGCTGAAGAAGTTTCCTGCAATCATTGAAAAACTGAAAGAAAAGTATGGTAAAATCATTTCAATCAGACTATTTTTTCTCAGTTCTGACGATAAAACTTTGCTAAAACGCTATTCTGAAACCCGACGTTCTCATCCTTTATCAAACAGCGAACACAATTTTTCATTATCTCAAGCCATCAGAGCCGAAAGAGAATTACTGGAATCTTTGGCAACAATGTCAGATTTATTAATTGATACCAGTAAAACCACAGCTCCTCAGCTTCGTGACAAAATCTGGAAGCAAGTCAGCACTAATACCGAAAGTGGGCTTTCTGTTTTACTTCAATCATTCGCATTCAAACGAGGGGTTCCTTTTGATGCAGACTTCGTATTTGATGCCAGATGCTTGCCAAATCCATTTTGGGAAAAATCATTACGCGAATTTTGTGGAAAAGATAAACCAATCATTGAATATTTGGATAGCAAAGAAGTCGTAGCCGACTACTTTAACGATATTTTCAATTTGATTAAGAAGTGGCTTCCTAAATTTGATGAACACGACAGAAGTTATTTAACTATTGCTATCGGATGCACCGGAGGCAAGCACCGTTCTGTTTATTTAGTGGAAAAAATCTATCGTGAATTGAGTTTATCTCGAAAAAACATTCTCATCCAGCACAGAGAACTTGATTAA
- the lptA gene encoding lipopolysaccharide transport periplasmic protein LptA, which translates to MSKQYTNHQANNKFIFNLLIVLMIFSSQIQALKSDKDADFVLMGDNFINLPEVKDGLSQIKYWGNISIEQGTLKVSSDEAIVHNNKDGITKIELTGKPVEMEQFIDKEFGKLEVVANKIDFMVKDDMLIMTGNVSIKSKIQGEMTGEKITMNLKTKEIKGVKAQNQRVKLILKPKSKEQ; encoded by the coding sequence ATGTCAAAGCAATATACAAATCATCAAGCAAACAATAAATTTATCTTTAACTTATTGATCGTTCTGATGATATTCAGTTCGCAAATTCAGGCTTTAAAATCTGATAAAGATGCCGATTTTGTTCTTATGGGTGACAATTTCATTAATTTACCTGAGGTTAAAGACGGCTTAAGTCAAATCAAATACTGGGGCAATATCAGTATTGAGCAAGGAACTCTAAAAGTCAGTTCTGATGAAGCTATCGTACACAATAACAAAGATGGTATCACAAAGATTGAGCTTACAGGAAAGCCTGTAGAAATGGAACAATTTATTGATAAGGAATTTGGCAAACTGGAAGTTGTTGCCAACAAAATTGACTTCATGGTCAAAGATGACATGCTTATTATGACAGGCAATGTGTCCATTAAAAGCAAAATCCAAGGTGAGATGACTGGTGAAAAAATCACTATGAACTTAAAAACCAAAGAAATCAAAGGTGTTAAAGCTCAAAATCAAAGAGTTAAACTCATTCTAAAACCGAAATCCAAAGAACAATAA
- the lptB gene encoding LPS export ABC transporter ATP-binding protein: MIVVNNLVKSYKKRKIIKDVSMTVGAGEVVGLLGPNGAGKTTCFYMIVGLVHADSGEILIDNVNATDYGIHLRAGLGLGYLPQEASVFRKLTVRQNILAVLELRKDLNKQQRNIHAESLMEELNIDHVHDQLGISLSGGERRRVEIARALALDLKYILLDEPFAGVDPISVIDIQKIVTHLKNRGLGVLVTDHNVRETLGICDRAYILNDGVILAEGMPEQIISNEDVRNVYLGENFRM, translated from the coding sequence ATGATTGTAGTAAACAACCTTGTAAAATCTTATAAGAAAAGAAAAATCATCAAAGATGTTTCGATGACAGTCGGTGCCGGAGAAGTTGTTGGGCTGCTCGGTCCCAACGGTGCCGGAAAAACCACTTGTTTTTATATGATTGTCGGACTTGTTCATGCAGATTCCGGAGAAATTCTGATAGACAACGTCAATGCCACCGACTACGGAATCCATCTTCGGGCCGGATTAGGGTTGGGTTATTTGCCGCAAGAGGCCTCAGTGTTCAGAAAACTGACGGTGAGACAAAATATTCTTGCTGTTCTTGAACTCCGCAAAGATTTAAACAAACAGCAAAGAAATATTCATGCTGAATCACTCATGGAAGAACTCAATATTGACCACGTTCATGATCAGCTTGGAATCAGCCTTTCAGGCGGAGAAAGACGAAGAGTTGAAATTGCCAGAGCATTAGCACTGGATTTGAAATACATTCTTCTCGATGAGCCCTTTGCAGGAGTTGATCCAATATCAGTGATTGACATACAAAAAATTGTCACACACTTAAAAAACAGAGGTCTTGGAGTTCTGGTAACCGATCATAATGTTCGTGAAACTCTGGGAATCTGTGATCGTGCCTATATCCTGAATGATGGTGTGATACTTGCCGAAGGAATGCCGGAACAAATCATCAGTAACGAAGATGTGAGAAACGTCTATCTGGGTGAAAACTTTAGAATGTAA
- a CDS encoding ABC transporter ATP-binding protein produces the protein MSEDFHDSNPLAIDVKGLVKDFNGKIVVNGVDIKMPLGQVWGFLGPNGSGKTTTIRMLCGLLKPTAGSGSCLGFDIINESDKIKKLTGYMTQKFSFWKDLTIRENLEFVGRLYNSKNLKQLVDETLESLGLQHRQSQLAGNLSGGWKQRMALAAVTMHSPKLLLLDEPTAGVDPLARREFWDQIHNLSNKGLTVLVSTHYMDEAERCDQIVYLAHGNLITQGSVRDVIKESGLVTYKGQGENIRQLAPYFKNISGIEHVAYFGNALHISSPDSNELEQAIKNSQKSYSESLNIHWEKIEPSLEDTFISLMLKSGTDQRKY, from the coding sequence GTGAGCGAAGATTTTCATGATAGCAACCCTCTGGCAATTGATGTCAAAGGGTTGGTCAAAGACTTCAATGGCAAGATTGTTGTTAATGGAGTTGATATCAAAATGCCACTTGGACAAGTTTGGGGGTTTCTGGGTCCGAATGGTTCGGGTAAAACAACCACAATTCGTATGCTTTGTGGATTATTGAAGCCGACTGCCGGTTCAGGAAGTTGTTTGGGCTTCGATATAATTAATGAATCCGATAAAATTAAAAAATTAACCGGTTACATGACTCAAAAGTTTTCCTTTTGGAAGGATTTAACCATTCGGGAGAATCTTGAGTTTGTAGGTCGTCTGTACAATAGCAAAAATCTCAAACAATTAGTCGATGAAACACTGGAATCGTTAGGACTTCAACATCGGCAATCACAACTTGCAGGAAACTTATCCGGTGGCTGGAAGCAACGAATGGCTTTGGCAGCAGTCACCATGCATTCTCCCAAGTTATTGTTATTGGATGAGCCTACAGCAGGAGTTGACCCTTTGGCGAGGCGTGAGTTCTGGGATCAGATACATAATTTGTCAAATAAAGGTTTAACAGTACTGGTTTCAACGCATTACATGGATGAAGCGGAACGATGTGATCAAATTGTCTATCTGGCTCATGGGAATCTCATTACTCAGGGATCGGTTCGGGATGTGATTAAGGAGTCCGGACTTGTTACCTACAAAGGTCAGGGTGAAAATATTCGTCAGTTAGCTCCATATTTCAAAAATATTTCCGGAATCGAACATGTAGCATATTTTGGAAATGCTTTGCACATTAGTAGCCCTGATTCTAATGAGCTTGAACAAGCAATCAAAAACAGCCAAAAATCGTATTCTGAATCATTAAATATTCATTGGGAAAAAATTGAACCTAGTCTTGAAGATACGTTTATATCGTTAATGCTGAAATCCGGTACAGATCAGAGGAAGTATTGA
- a CDS encoding cell division protein ZapA: MSQHKVTVRILDKEYQFAATDEERPSLIAAADYLDNTMRTIKNSNSGLSIDKIAIMAALNISHDTLQLKQAQDRISSLNNELKKNIESL, from the coding sequence ATGAGCCAGCATAAAGTCACAGTCAGAATCCTTGACAAAGAGTACCAATTCGCAGCAACTGATGAAGAAAGACCATCATTAATTGCCGCTGCTGATTATTTGGATAATACCATGCGCACAATTAAAAACAGCAATTCCGGCTTATCAATTGATAAAATAGCAATTATGGCCGCTTTGAATATCAGCCACGATACTTTACAACTCAAGCAAGCCCAAGACAGAATCAGTTCATTAAACAACGAACTCAAAAAAAATATCGAATCTCTTTAA
- a CDS encoding BolA family protein yields MEPSQIEELIAAHIECDYVKVESNDNRHYQAVIVSKEFEGKIKISRHRLVYSALGDSMQNTIHAFSFQAYTPEEYDKIA; encoded by the coding sequence ATGGAACCATCACAAATTGAAGAACTAATCGCAGCACATATTGAATGTGACTATGTCAAAGTAGAAAGCAATGATAACAGGCATTATCAAGCAGTTATCGTTTCAAAAGAGTTTGAAGGAAAAATAAAAATCAGTCGTCATCGTTTGGTTTATTCAGCATTGGGCGATTCCATGCAAAATACCATTCATGCTTTCAGCTTTCAGGCTTATACTCCTGAAGAGTACGATAAAATCGCTTAA
- the rpiA gene encoding ribose-5-phosphate isomerase RpiA — MNKQQELKQQVALAALEYFDDYDMVVGIGTGSTVNCLIDVLPKVRNRIEACVSSSEETTRRLKEHGFHVRELNQTGPLSLYIDGADECDSHNRLIKGGGGALTREKIIAAASDKFICIVDESKMVKVLGKFPLPIEVIPMAQSHVGRTIAKLGGQPQLREGFTTDNGNIIIDVHNMHIINPLELEDKINSIAGVVCNGIFAHQKAFSTLIATDAGIMTQKA; from the coding sequence ATGAATAAACAACAAGAACTGAAACAACAAGTTGCTCTGGCTGCTCTCGAGTATTTTGATGATTACGACATGGTTGTCGGAATTGGGACCGGTTCAACCGTGAATTGCCTTATTGATGTTTTACCCAAAGTCAGAAACCGAATTGAAGCCTGTGTTTCGAGTTCGGAAGAAACTACCCGTCGTTTAAAAGAACATGGCTTTCATGTCAGAGAGCTCAACCAAACAGGACCGTTATCACTCTACATTGACGGAGCTGATGAATGTGATTCGCACAATCGTTTAATCAAAGGTGGTGGTGGTGCTCTCACTCGTGAAAAAATTATTGCAGCTGCCAGTGATAAGTTTATTTGTATCGTCGATGAAAGCAAAATGGTCAAAGTTTTAGGAAAATTTCCGCTTCCAATTGAGGTCATTCCAATGGCTCAATCTCATGTTGGAAGAACCATTGCCAAACTCGGAGGGCAACCTCAGCTCAGAGAAGGTTTTACTACAGACAATGGAAACATTATCATCGATGTCCACAACATGCATATCATCAATCCTTTGGAATTAGAAGACAAAATCAACTCCATTGCCGGAGTTGTTTGTAACGGAATTTTTGCTCATCAAAAAGCATTTTCGACATTGATTGCGACTGATGCAGGAATTATGACTCAAAAAGCATAA
- a CDS encoding PTS sugar transporter subunit IIA encodes MKLIDYIETQNIELNFPFRSKKHLFEQLAIKAGENAKETQEIYEALVQREKIGVTSLGNGVAIPHGKCLKNREVRVRIFVLNTPSNYESVDETLVQLVVCVIFPKETNEFHLELLRNIGTFFKKYRLYRAIINAQSANEIREIIFNEHT; translated from the coding sequence ATGAAGCTGATTGACTACATAGAAACTCAAAATATTGAACTCAATTTTCCTTTTCGAAGCAAAAAACACCTCTTTGAGCAGCTCGCAATCAAAGCCGGAGAAAATGCAAAAGAGACTCAAGAGATTTATGAGGCATTAGTTCAAAGAGAAAAAATAGGTGTTACCTCACTTGGAAATGGAGTTGCCATTCCCCATGGCAAATGCTTAAAAAACCGTGAAGTACGAGTCAGAATATTTGTATTAAACACTCCGTCAAATTATGAGAGCGTGGATGAAACATTAGTACAGTTAGTAGTCTGTGTCATTTTTCCAAAAGAAACCAATGAATTTCATTTGGAATTACTCAGAAATATTGGCACTTTTTTTAAAAAATACCGATTGTATCGAGCAATCATTAATGCTCAATCCGCTAATGAAATCAGGGAAATAATTTTTAACGAACACACTTAA
- a CDS encoding 5-formyltetrahydrofolate cyclo-ligase produces MRGFQAIKPNLRRKLIQQRKELKPEQVHSLSLSVCQQILSHPVFIQSQTIAFYYPINNEVDLLSLVNMKGNPKTFLLPYVLNNSDMEFRGYTLDSELVNNKYGIPQPENNQTVNSSQIDLCLMPLVGYHRNGSRLGYGGGFYDRYFSNSNNKQKTKLAGVAYNFQQCPTLKSDNWDIPMDIIFTNNETIEIKHE; encoded by the coding sequence TTGAGAGGATTCCAAGCCATCAAACCAAACCTCAGACGCAAGCTCATTCAACAACGCAAAGAACTCAAACCGGAACAAGTACACTCACTCAGTTTGTCAGTTTGCCAACAAATTTTGTCACATCCGGTATTTATCCAAAGCCAAACGATTGCATTTTATTATCCAATTAATAATGAAGTGGACTTGCTAAGTCTGGTTAACATGAAAGGAAATCCCAAAACTTTCTTATTACCGTATGTGCTGAATAACTCCGACATGGAGTTTCGGGGTTACACATTGGATTCGGAATTAGTAAACAATAAATATGGAATTCCACAACCAGAAAACAACCAAACAGTTAATTCATCGCAAATTGACCTTTGCCTAATGCCATTAGTTGGATATCATAGAAACGGTTCAAGACTGGGTTATGGTGGTGGTTTTTATGATCGGTATTTTTCTAACTCAAATAATAAACAAAAAACAAAACTAGCAGGAGTTGCATATAATTTTCAGCAGTGCCCTACCCTGAAATCTGACAACTGGGATATTCCAATGGATATCATTTTTACCAATAATGAAACAATTGAGATTAAACATGAATAA
- a CDS encoding KpsF/GutQ family sugar-phosphate isomerase: MIDKTEVQTEILELARQVVSTEKNALDKLQLQFGEDFIQAIGLLLNCQGHVIVIGMGKSGHIGNKISATLASTGTPAFSVHPGEASHGDLGMITKNDTIICVSNSGETDEILSILPVIKRMAVPTIAITGNPESTLAKLSDVHLSIAVGEEACPLGLAPTTSTTTTLVLGDALAVTLLKLRGFTEEDFARSHPAGSLGKRLLLKIDDLMRTGDEIPKVNVGTNIKEALFEITKKHLGMTAIVDGENKVKGIFTDGDLRRAFDEQVDIQNTNIEEVATLNPVTIKSNSLAVSAAQLMEQYNIHSLLVIDDANHLIGALNIHDLLKAGVV; the protein is encoded by the coding sequence ATGATAGATAAAACAGAAGTCCAAACTGAGATACTTGAACTCGCCCGACAGGTTGTCTCAACAGAAAAAAATGCTCTGGACAAACTCCAATTACAATTTGGTGAGGACTTTATACAAGCCATTGGTTTATTGCTGAACTGCCAAGGGCATGTGATTGTGATTGGCATGGGTAAATCCGGCCATATCGGCAATAAAATTTCAGCGACTTTAGCGTCAACCGGAACACCGGCCTTTTCAGTTCATCCAGGTGAAGCCAGCCACGGTGATTTAGGGATGATTACCAAAAATGATACAATTATTTGTGTTTCAAATTCCGGTGAAACCGATGAAATTTTAAGTATACTTCCGGTTATCAAGCGTATGGCAGTTCCAACCATTGCAATAACAGGAAACCCGGAATCAACTTTAGCTAAATTATCAGATGTACATCTATCAATTGCGGTTGGCGAAGAGGCTTGTCCTCTGGGGTTGGCGCCGACAACAAGCACAACCACAACTCTTGTTCTTGGAGATGCTTTAGCAGTCACTTTGCTCAAGCTTAGAGGTTTTACCGAAGAAGATTTTGCACGTTCACATCCGGCAGGTTCTTTAGGCAAAAGACTCTTGCTTAAGATCGATGATTTAATGAGAACCGGGGATGAAATTCCAAAAGTAAATGTCGGTACAAATATCAAAGAAGCACTCTTTGAAATCACCAAAAAACATCTGGGAATGACGGCTATCGTTGATGGCGAAAACAAAGTCAAGGGAATATTCACTGATGGAGATTTACGCCGTGCCTTTGATGAGCAAGTTGACATTCAAAATACCAATATTGAAGAAGTAGCAACACTCAATCCTGTTACCATTAAATCTAATAGTTTAGCAGTATCTGCAGCACAACTTATGGAACAATACAACATCCATAGCTTATTAGTGATTGACGACGCAAACCATCTTATTGGCGCATTAAACATTCATGATTTACTCAAAGCCGGAGTTGTTTAA
- the lptC gene encoding LPS export ABC transporter periplasmic protein LptC, whose protein sequence is MTKQQKHILLFLVLAILIYSIWQIFFNLEKQQSNKPFTKGYSVENLELKITDESGKLVGKFTSPGLIRYTDSELILISKPKMWTYDDAKQHWQIFSEKAEYNNKTNEINFTEELKASSILGDKKSSFTANSLLVKLDNSTAYTNNGIVFNQTPFTMSGEIAKLDMKKEILEVNDNVKAIYKSSSKQ, encoded by the coding sequence ATGACTAAACAACAAAAACATATTTTACTTTTTCTGGTTCTTGCCATATTAATTTACTCAATCTGGCAAATATTTTTTAATCTGGAAAAACAACAATCTAACAAACCGTTCACAAAAGGCTATTCAGTTGAGAATCTGGAATTAAAAATTACTGACGAGAGTGGGAAATTGGTTGGTAAATTCACCTCACCAGGGTTAATTCGTTACACTGATTCAGAGTTAATATTGATATCAAAACCAAAGATGTGGACGTATGACGATGCCAAGCAACATTGGCAAATTTTTTCTGAAAAAGCCGAATATAACAATAAAACCAACGAAATTAATTTTACCGAAGAGTTGAAGGCTTCATCGATACTTGGAGATAAAAAATCCAGTTTTACTGCTAACAGTTTATTGGTAAAACTTGATAATAGCACCGCATACACTAATAATGGAATCGTTTTTAACCAGACACCATTCACCATGTCCGGTGAAATTGCCAAACTGGATATGAAAAAAGAAATTTTAGAGGTCAATGACAATGTCAAAGCAATATACAAATCATCAAGCAAACAATAA
- the raiA gene encoding ribosome-associated translation inhibitor RaiA, which yields MHIDITGHQIDVTTSMRDYLTNKFERIKRHFDQVIKVHAILSVEKLEHKAEATMHINGKTIFAESTEEDLYAAIDLLIDKLDKQIRRHKDKLTSTRHRSEPLKYQEV from the coding sequence ATGCATATAGACATCACCGGTCATCAAATCGACGTTACAACTTCAATGAGAGATTATTTAACCAATAAATTCGAAAGAATTAAACGTCACTTTGATCAGGTCATTAAAGTCCATGCAATTTTAAGTGTTGAAAAACTCGAGCACAAAGCTGAAGCAACAATGCACATTAACGGCAAAACAATTTTTGCAGAGTCCACAGAGGAGGATTTATACGCAGCCATTGACCTTCTGATTGACAAGCTTGATAAACAAATCAGAAGACATAAGGATAAACTAACCAGCACCCGCCACCGTAGTGAGCCTTTAAAATATCAAGAAGTCTGA